The window GCACGGCGATATCATCCTGAAACCGCTGGACGGCATGGGCGGCGCGTCTATCTTCCGCGTGAAGCAGGACGATCCTAACCTGTCGGTGATCATCGAAACCCTGACCGAACACGGCAGCCGTTTCTGCATGGCGCAGAACTTCCTGCCGGCGATCAAGGACGGCGACAAACGCATCCTGGTGGTGGACGGCGAGCCGGTGCCTTACTGCCTGGCGCGCATTCCGGCGCAGGGCGAGACCCGCGGCAACCTCGCGGCCGGCGGCCGCGGCGAAGCGCGCCCGCTGAGCGAAAGCGACTGGAAAATCGCCCGCGCCGTCGCCCCGACGCTGAAAGAGAAAGGGCTGATCTTCGTCGGCCTGGACGTGATCGGCGATCGCCTGACCGAAATCAACGTCACCAGCCCAACCTGCGCGCGCGAGATTGAGGCGGCATTCCCGATTTCGATTACCGGCATGCTGATGGACGCGATTGAAAAACGCCTGGCGGCGAAGTAATGCGTCATGCGGGCGGCATGCCGCCCGCTATCCCGTATCGCGCCCGCCAAAGCTCGCCTTTGCGCGCGGCTTGAAAGGCGGCGGGTATAGCCGCATACTGGCGGCTGTTTATTTTCTCACCCATTGATTACCTTATACTAACGCCATGAATTTACAGCACCATTTTCTGATCGCCATGCCAACGCTGCAGGATCCTCGCTTCAAGCGCTCGGTGATTTACGTCTGCGAGCATAACGAAGAAGGCGCCATGGGTTTGGTGATCAATAAACCGGTGGAGCAGTTCACGGTAGCCACGGTGCTGAGCAAGCTGAAGATCATGCCGCCTGCGCGCGATCCGGCCATCAGCCTGGACAAACCGGTGTTCGCCGGCGGCCCCCTGGCGGACGATCGCGGGTTTATCCTGCATACGCCGCGCCACGGCTTCGGCGCCAGCATTCAAATTTCGCCCAACACCATGATCACCACCTCGAAAGACGTGCTGGAAACGCTCGGCACGCCAGAGCAACCGGACGACGTGCTGGTGGCGCTGGGTTATGCGGGCTGGGAAAAGGGCCAGTTGGAGCAGGAAGTATTGGAAAACGCCTGGCTGACCATCGAAGCCAACACCGACATTTTGTTCCGCACGCCGATCGCCAGCCGCTGGCGCGAGGCGGGGAACCTTTTGGGTATCGACATTCGCAGCATCGCCAACCACGCAGGACACGCCTGATGAGCAACCGCACCATTATCGCCTTCGACTTCGGCACCAAAAGCATCGGCGCGGCCGTCGGCCAGGAGTTGACCGGCAGCGCCCGCGCCTTGCCGGCTTTCAAAGCGCAGGACGGCTCGCCGGACTGGCTGAAAATCGAAAAGCTGCTGAAGGAGTGGCAACCGGATTTGGTGGTGGTCGGCCTGCCGCTGAACATGGATGGCACCGAACAACCCGTTACCGCCCAGGCGCGCAAGTTCGCCAACCGCCTGCACGGCCGTTTCGGCATCCAGATCGATCTGCATGACGAGCGCCTGAGCACCGTGGAAGCGCGCGCCAACCTGTTCGATCGCGGCGGCTTCCGCGCGCTTGATAAAGGCAGCGTGGATTCCGCCTCCGCGGTGGTGATCCTCGAAAGCTGGTTCGAACGGCAACTGGGCTAAACGCCCGCCCTTTCCCCCGCGCACTCTCCCAACACGCCGGCGTCGATCCGCTGCTGCAAACCTTGCTCAAAGGTTTGCATGCCGGACTGCGCGCCGGTTTGCAACACGCTCGCCAACTGATGCGTTTTCCCTTCGCGGATCAGGTTGCTGACCGCCGCCGTCGCCGTCAGCACTTCAAAGATCGCCACGCGTCCGCCGCCGGGCCGCCTCATCAGCTTTTGCGCGATCACCGCCTGCAGACTGCCGGCCAGCTGGGCGCGCACATAGGGCTTCTCTTCCGCCGGAAACACGTCCACCAGCCGTTCCACCGCCTGCGGCGCGCTGCGGGTATGCAGCGTCGCCAGCACCAGGTGGCCGGTCTCCGCCGCAGTGAGCGCCAGCCGGATGGTGGCGGTATCGCGCAGCTCGCCCAGCAGGATCACATCCGGATCTTCGCGCAGCGCGGCGCGCAACGCCGCATCGAAGCTGTGGCTGTCGCGGCCGATCTCCCGCTGCTGGATCAGCGATCGCCGGCTGCGGTGCAGGAACTCGATCGGATCCTCCAGCGTCAAAACGTGCCGCTGCTGGTGCCGGTTGATCTCGTCGATCATCGCCGCCAACGTGGTGGACTTGCCGCTGCCGGTGGCGCCGGTGACCAAGATAAGCCCGTCGTCGCGCCGCAGCAACGCCGGGACAATGGCCGGCGCCGCCAGCTCGGCAAGCGAAGGCGATTGCCCGGCGATACGCCGCAACGCGAGAGAAATCCCCGCGTTTTGTTGAAAAACGTTGGCGCGCAACCGCTCCCCGCCCGGCCTGTGCAACGCCAGATCGACCTGCCCCAGCCGCCGCAGGCTCTCGCGCTGCTGCGCATTCAGCAATCCGTCGCAGAGGGCCTGCACGCCTTGCGCCGTCAGCGTTGGCGCCGCCGCCAGCGGCTGCAGTTCACCGTCGATGCGCAACATCGGCGGATGACCGGCACAAAGGTGCAGATCGGAAGCATTATGCTTTACACTAAGGGCCACGAATTCATCGATATCCATATCACTCTCCCGGGTCAATAATGAGCACTATCCAACAGAACCTGCAGGATGTCAGAAACCGCATCGCGGCCGCCGCGCGAAATTGCGCGCGGGCGCCGGAAGAAGTTGCTCTGCTTGCAGTCAGCAAAACCAAACCTGTGGCGGCGATCGAAGAAGCCATCGCCGCCGGCCAGCGCGCCTTCGGCGAGAACTACGTGCAGGAAGGGGTAGACAAGATCCGGCATTTCGCCGAGTCGCCGCAGGGCGGCGAGTTGGTGTGGCACTTTATCGGCCCGCTGCAATCCAATAAGAGTCGGCTGGTGGCGGAACATTTCGCCTGGTGTCATACCGTGGATCGGCTGCGCATCGCCCAGCGCCTGAGCGATCAGCGCCCGGCCGACCTGCCGCCGCTCAACGTGCTGATTCAAATCAACATCAGCGACGAGCAAAGCAAATCCGGCATCGCGTTAAGCGAGCTGCCGGCGCTGGCCGACGCGATAGCCGCGCTGCCGAACCTGACGCTGCGCGGCCTGATGGCCATCCCGGCGCCGGAAGCGGATTATCAGCGGCAGTTGGCGGTATTCAGCCGGATGAACGACGCCTTTCTCGCCCTGCGCCAGCGTTATCCGCAGGCCGATACGCTGTCGATGGGCATGACGGACGATATGGCGGCGGCGATCGCCGCAGGCAGCACCCTGGTGCGCATCGGCACCGCAATTTTTGGCGCCCGCGACTACTCGCAGGCCTGACACACAGACGAGGGATTTGATGCAACATCGCAAGATTACCTTTATCGGCGCCGGCAACATGGCGCGTGCAATCATCGCCGGCCTGGTGGCGGGCGGCTATCCAGCCAAATCCATCAGCGTCTGCGCCCCCTCGGCGAAAAACCGTGACGCACTGGCGGCGGACTACGGCATCGTCAGCAGCGGCGACAACGTCGCCTGCGCGCGCGAGGCCGAGGTGGTGGTGCTGGCGGTCAAACCGCAGCTGATGGCCGACGTTTGCCAGCCGCTGCGCGAGCAGGTCGATTTCAGCGGCAAGCTGGTGCTGTCGATCGCCGCCGGCATTCAGGTCAGCCGTTTCTATCAGCTGCTCGGCGACAAGCTGGACATCGTGCGCATCATGCCCAACACTCCGTCGCTGGTCGGCAAGGGCATGAGCGGGCTGTACGCGCCGGCGCAGGTCAGCCAGCGGGATCGCGATTACACCGGCGATTTAATGGCGTCGGTCGGTAAAGTTTGCTGGGTCGATGACGAAAATGGCATCAACGGCGTGATCGCCGCCGCGGGCAGCGCTCCGGCCTATTTCTTCCTGTTTATGGAGGCGATGCAAAAAGAGGCCGAGCGCATGGGCTTCGACAGCCAGACCGCGCGCGATCTGGTGCAACAGGCCGCTTCCGGCGCCGCCGCATTGGTGGAAGCCAACCCGGATACGCCGCTGGGCACGCTGCGCGAACAGGTGACCTCCAAAGGCGGCACCACCGCCGAAGCGCTGCGGGTGTTCAACGAACGCCAACTGCCGGAAACCGTGGGGCAAGCGATGCAGGCCGCCGTTTCCCGCGCCCAAGAGATGGAAAAATTATTTTAAATAACCGCGAGTTAAGGAGAAGGACCACTTCATGCTAACGCTGACTTTCCTGGTCAAGACCGTTATTGATCTGTACGTGATGGTGCTGTTGCTGCGCATTTGGATGCAGTGGGCGCGCACCGATTTTTACAACCCGTTCTCACAGTTTGTGGTGAAGATCACCCAGCCGGTGGTCGGCCCACTGCGCCGCATCATCCCGTCACTGGGGCCCATCGACAGCGCTTCGCTGCTGCTGGCGTTCCTGCTGATGACCATCAAGTACCCGCTGCTGCTGCTGATTCAGGGCGGCGCGATGTCGCTCAGCCCGTATAACCTGCTGTTCGGTCTGATCTCGCTGGTGAAGTCCGCCGGCTACCTGATCTTCTGGGTGATGATCATTCGTGCGCTGATGAGCTGGGTAAGCCAGGGCCGCAGCCCGATCGACTACGTGATGTACCAACTGACCGAACCCTTGATGGCGCCGATCCGTCGCATCATCCCGGCGATGGGCGGCATCGACTTTTCCGCCATGGTAGTGATCCTGATCCTCTATCTGATCAACTACCTGGGCATGGATCTGTTCGGCGAGATCTGGTTCCTGCTGTGAGTGCGGTCACTCCGGTGCTGGACGGGCTGGCGATCAGGCTATATATTCAGCCGAAAGCCAGCCGCGACCAAATTATCGGCTTGCATGGCGACGAACTAAAAGTCGCCATCACCGCTCCGCCGGTCGACGGCCAAGCCAACGCCCATCTGATCAAGTTTATCGCCAAGCAGTTCAAAGTGGCGAAAAGCAACGTCACCATCGAGAAAGGCGAACTGGGGCGGCATAAACAGTTACGCATCGTGAATCCGCAACAGATCCCCGCCGTGGTCGCGGCGCTCATCGAATAATTTTCAAGGTAGTCACTTATGCAAAAAGTCGTTCTTGCCACCGGTAACCCGGGCAAAGTGCGCGAACTTGCCGACCTGTTGGCCGATTTCGGCCTGGACGTGGTCGCGCAAACCGATCTGGGCGTGGAATCCGCCGAAGAAACTGGCCTGACATTTATCGAAAACGCCATCCTGAAAGCGCGCCATGCGGCACAGGTCACCGGCCTGCCGGCGATCGCCGACGACTCCGGTCTGGCGGTAGATGCGCTGGGCGGCGCGCCGGGCATCTACTCCGCGCGCTACGCCGGCGAAGATGCCGACGATCGGCAGAACCTCGACAAGCTGCTGGCGGCGATGAAAGACGTGGCGCCGGGCCGGCGCGGCGCGCAATTCCACTGCGTGCTGGTCTATCTGCGCCATGCGGCAGACCCGACGCCGCTGGTGTTCCACGGCAGCTGGGCCGGCGAAATCACCGAACAGGCCGCCGGTGAAGGCGGTTTCGGTTACGATCCGGTCTTCTACGTGCCGGAGCTGGGCCGCACCGCCGCCGAGCTGAGCCGCGACGAGAAGCGGGCGATTTCGCACCGCGGCAAGGCGCTGAAGCTGATGTTGGAAGCCATGCGCAATGCTTAAGCTGCCCCCGCTGAGTCTCTACATCCATATCCCGTGGTGCGTGCAGAAATGCCCGTACTGCGACTTCAACTCCCATGCGCTGAAGGGTGACGTGCCGCATCAGGAGTATGTCGATCATCTGTTGGCGGATCTGGATGCCGACCTGCCGCTGGCCGGCGGCCGGGAAATCAGCACTATCTTTATCGGCGGCGGCACCCCCAGCCTGCTGAGCGCCGAGGCGATGCAGGCCTTGCTGGACGGCGTGCGAGCGCGCATTCGCGTCGCCGACGACGCCGAAATCACCATGGAAGCCAATCCCGGCACCGTGGAGGCCGATCGCTTCAGCGGCTACCAGCGCGCCGGCGTCAACCGCATCTCCATCGGGGTGCAAAGCTTCAGCGCCGAGAAGCTGAACCGTCTGGGGCGCATCCACGGCCCGGAAGAAGCCAAACGCGCGGCGACGCTGGCGACCGGCCTCGGCCTGCACAGCTTCAACCTCGATCTGATGCACGGCCTGCCGGACCAGTCGCTGGAAGAGGCGCTGGACGATCTGCGCCAGGCGATCGCCCTCAATCCACCGCACCTGTCGTGGTATCAGCTGACCATCGAGCCGAACACCCTGTTCAGCTCACGCCCGCCGGTCTTGCCGGACGACGACGCGCTGTGGGACATCTTCGAGCGCGGCCACCAGCTGCTGAGCGCCGCCGGATACCAGCAGTATGAAACCTCGGCCTACGCCAAGCCGGGCTACCAATGCCAGCACAATCTCAACTACTGGCGCTTCGGCGACTACCTGGGGATCGGCTGCGGCGCGCACGGCAAGGTGACCTTCAGCGACGGACGCATCCTGCGCACCGCCAAGACCAAGCACCCGCGCGGCTTTATGCGCGGCGACTACATGGACAAGCAGCATGAGGTGGCGGCGGCGGATCGGCCGTTCGAATTCTTCATGAACCGCTTCCGCCTGCTGGAAGCCGCGCCGCGCGCCGACTTTGTCAACTACACCGGGCTGGCGGAAAGCGTCATTCGCCCGCAGTTGGACGAGGCGCTGGCCAAAGGCTATCTGGAAGAAACCGCGGAGCACTGGCAGATCACCGAGAAGGGCAAGCTGTTCCTCAACTCGCTGCTGGAACTGTTTCTGGCGGACGACGAGTAAAAAAAGCGCTGAATAATCAGCGCTTTTTTATTGGTGTTAATCCGGGTAAAACGTCTGAGACAGAATCTGCTGAGTTTCCCAGATGCCGTTTTCCGGATACACATCCAGCCCGGTTTCGGCCGTGGCGAGCGCAACGGCCTTCGACCAGACGACATCCAGCCAATCGGCATCGCTCAGTTTACCTTTTAGGCTGGGCGACTCTTTCAAGCTGTAAAGCACCTCTTTGCGCTGCGCTTTAATCGTTCTTTCCCAGCTGGTTCCGCGCCTGGCCGGCTGATATTTCCATTTAAGCAAATGTGCAATCAGCACCGTCATCCGGCTAGCAAGTTCCCTTTGCTCGCTCTTCCCCACGTCCTCAATCTCCTCGGCGATCTTTTCAATATCGATCTCAGACAATTTTCCGGAGCGCAAAAGAGCGGCCTGTTCATTTGCCCAGGCAACAACATCGGTTTCGTAACGTGTATGGCTCATAGCGTCCTCCGTAAACATCCATAAATCTGTACGTAGTTTGATCAGTCTGTCAGATAAGCTTCAGAAGGTCAAAAAACGGCCTACAAAGAAGATTCTTATTTCACTTCAACGCTTTAAGCAGATCCTTGCGCTGGGTTTCCAGTGCGGTGACGCGGTTGCACACGTCATGACCGAAGTTCTGGAAGTCCTGCTCCTGATTGTTCCATTCGTTCTGGATCGCCTTCTGCAAGCCGCCTAGGTTGCCCATGATCGCCTGCAGCGGGTTGCCGCCGCTATTGGCGGCCTGTTTGACGCCCATCTCGTTCAGGCTGTCCTGCAGCACCCCGCCCATGCTCTGCTGCACGATGTTGCGGCCATCCTGTTCCACCTGGTCAATCGCCTGGTGGTGGAAGGTCAGACCGTCGCTGCGGTGCTCGATGATGCGGTTCATCTGCTGTTTCAGTTGGCCGTTCAGGGTGGTCAGCCGGTTGCGCACGTTGCTGTTGCTGCCCAGCTCTTTAACGATCACTTTATCCAGCGCTGCGCGGGCTTTCTCCAGGTGTTTCTGCGCGCCGTCGTCGATCCACGGCAGCTGCTTGCGCAAGGCGCTCTGGTAACTGAAGGCTTTCTGCCGCTGGCTGTCGTTCAGGCTCAGCGCCTGGCCGTTGCGGATCACGTCGCCATCCGGCGATATTTGCAGGTCGCCGCTGGCGCCTTTCACCTGCACGCTCTGCGGGCTGATGATCACATCGTCTTGGGGTTTAACGCTGCATTGGTACTCGGCGTGGGCCTGCGCGGCAGTCGCCGCCAGCAGCAGTAAGGCTAACCCGGTTTTCTTCAACATAGCTTCTCCTGACTCCCATCCAGACTGGGATTAAAAAATCGAACGACCGATACGTTGAGACAACAGTTCCAGCGCCGCAGTTCCCGCCAGCGAGTTGCCGGAAGCATCCAGCTCCGGCGACCAAACGACGATCGACAGCTCGTCCGGCACGATGGCCACGATGCCGCCGCCCACGCCAGACTTGCCCGGCATCCCCACCCGATAGGCGAATTCGCCGGCGCCGTCGTACATGCCGCTGGTCATCATCAGGGCGTTGATCTGCCGGGCCTGCAGCGGGCTGATCACCGCCTCGCCGCTGAGATCGCGGCCGTGATTGGCCAGATAGACGAAGCTGCGCGCCAGTTCCACGCAGCTCATGCGCAGCGCGCAGTAGTGGAAATAGGTTTGCAGCACGGTGATGACGTCGTTTTCGAAGTTGCCGAACGATTTCATCAGATAGGCGATGGCCGCATTGCGATCGGAGTGTTCGAACTCGGAGCGCGCCACCCGCAGGTCATAGGCCAGGTCGTCTTCGCCGGCCAACTGACGCACCACCTCCAGCATGCGCTGTTTGGGGGCGCTGAGCCGGGTTTGCAGCATGTCGCACACCACCAGCGCGCCGGGGTTGATAAACGGATTGCGCGGTTTGCCCTGTTCCATCTCCAGCTGCAGCAGCGAATTGAACGGCAGGCCGGAAGGCTCTTTGCCGACGCGCCGCCAGATCTCAGGCTCCTGATAGCGCGTCAGCGCCAGCGTCAGGCTCAGCACTTTGGAGATCGACTGGATGGAGAAGCGCTCCGCGGCGTCGCCGGCCTGGAACAGTTCACCATCCACCGTACACACGGCGATCGCCAGCCGATCGGCGGGCACTTCCGCCAACGCCGGGATGTAGTCGGCCACTTTTCCCTGGCCAATCAGCGGGCGCACCTGTTGCAGGATCTCTTCCAGCAACGCGTTATCCAATGTTGTTACCACCTCGGTCACACTCCGGGCAAAACAAAGGCGCCGTTAAGGCACCTTAGATCAATAAAACGGCGCGGCGCGAAGCCGCGCTCATCGGGCAGCCGCGATCAATCCCACCAGATATCGAACAGATCGCTGACCTTAACGTCGGTCAGTTTGCGCGCTTCCAGCCAGTTTTTCACCAGTTCGCGATGCTCGTCGGTGCAGTGGCCGATCTTCTGCAGGCAGATCAGACCTTCCCACTGCAGGTAGCCGCTGCCGTCAAACGCCAGGCCGTTCGGCTCGATCACTTCATCGATGAAGGTATCCAGCGTGCTGTCGATGTCTTCCACCGACGTGCCTTCGGCGAAGCGCCAGGCTACGGAGAAACCCAGCTCCTGAAATTCTTCAATGTGCAACTTTTTACGTAAACGACGACTGCGGTTCTTAGCCATTATTCTTTCCTCTCAAACATCAAGTCCCAAACGCCATGTCCCAGGCGCTGGCCGCGTAATTCAAATTTCGTCAGTGGGCGCGAATCCGGACGCGGCACATAATCATTATCGCTGGAAAGATTACGGTAGCCTGCGACCCCGTTCATAACCTCTAACATATGTTCCGCATAAGGTTGCCAATCGGTGGCCATGTGGAAGACCCCGCCGGTCTTCAGCTTGCGCAGCACCAGTTCGACAAACGGCGTTTGCACGATGCGGCGCTTATTGTGGCGCGCCTTGTGCCACGGATCGGGGAAGAACAGCTGCACCATGTCCAGCGAGCCGTCCGGGATCATGTTTTCCAGCACTTCAACCGCATCGTGGCACATCACGCGCAGGTTGCTCAGCTTCGCCTCGTGGGCGTCGGCCAGGCAGGCGCCCACGCCCGGTGAGTGCACTTCGATCCCTAAAAAGTTCTGCTGCGGATTATTGCCCGCCATGGTCACCAGCGAGGCGCCCATGCCAAAACCGATCTCCAGCACCGTCGGCGCTTCGCGGCCGAACAGCGCGGCGAGATCGACAGCCTCAGCCTGATACTCCACGCCCATCACCGGCCAATAGTTCTCCAGCGCGTGCTGCTGGCCTTTGGTCAGCCGCCCCTGGCGGCGGACAAAACTGCGGATACGGCGCATCGCGCGGCCGTTCTCATCAAATTCCGGGGAGATGACGTCATTAATCATAGTGCTTTCTGTCTGTTTGGCTGCCAATTAGGGAAACGCGCATTATGCAAAGATACATTGGTTTAGCAAGTGTTCATCTTCTGTACCCGCCGTGCGGCGTCGGAAAGTTCCGGTTTACAGCACCATGACTCTATGCTGCAATCTCGCTTCATTTTCTGCCGGATAACGACGCTGCTCATGATGCAAGCACAACAATTCGCACAGGTGGTGCTTGACTGGTATCAGCGCTACGGCCGCAAAACCCTGCCGTGGCAGCTGGAAAAAACCGCCTATCAAGTATGGCTCTCCGAGGTGATGTTGCAACAGACCCAGGTTGCCACCGTCATTCCTTATTTTCAGCGCTTTATGGCCCGTTTTCCCAACGTGCGCGCGCTGGCGGAAGCCCCGCTGGACGAAGTGCTGCATCTGTGGACCGGCCTCGGCTATTACGCCCGCGCCCGCAACCTGCACAAAGCGGCGCAGACCATTGTCGCACAGCACGGCGGCGAGTTCCCGACAACCTTCGCAGAAATCGCCGATTTACCGGGCGTCGGCCGTTCCACCGCCGGCGCGGTGCTGTCGTTGGCGCTGGGCCAACACTATCCGATCCTCGACGGCAACGTGAAGCGCGTGCTGGCCCGCTGCTACGCGGTGGAAGGCTGGCCGGGCAAAAAAGAGGTCGAAAACCGGCTGTGGAAAATCAGCGAAGAGGTCACCCCGGCGCAGGGCGTCGGCCAGTTCAACCAGGCGATGATGGATCTGGGCGCCATGGTCTGCACTCGTTCCAAGCCCAAGTGTGAACTCTGCCCGCTCAACGTCGGCTGTCTGTCTTACGCCAATCACAGCTGGGCCAACTACCCCGGCAAGAAACCCAAACAGACCCTGCCGGAAAAAACCGCCTACTTCTTATTGCTGCAGCACGGCGACCGCGTGTGGCTGGAACAGCGCCCGGCGGTGGGCCTGTGGGGCGGCCTGTTCTGCTTCCCGCAGTTCAGCGCGCGCGTGGATTTGGAACTCTGGCTGCAGCAGCGCGGTCTGAAAGGCAAGCGCCTGGAACAGCTGACCGCGTTTCGCCACACGTTCAGCCATTTCCATCTCGATATCGTGCCGATGTGGCTGTCGCTCGATGTGGCGGGCAGCGGCATGGATGAGGGCGCGGGTCTCTGGTATAACTTAGCGCAGCCGCCGTCGGTCGGGCTGGCAGCGCCGGTGGATCGCCTGTTGCAACAGCTGGCGAAGCAGCCCCCGATCCAACAAAACTTATATGGCGATAGCGCCATCGACGAGGAATTAGCATGAGCCGCACCATTTTTTGTACTTTCCTGCAGCGCGACGCCGAAGGCCAGGACTTTCAGCTTTATCCCGGCGACGTCGGCAAGCG of the Serratia marcescens subsp. marcescens ATCC 13880 genome contains:
- the hemW gene encoding radical SAM family heme chaperone HemW, giving the protein MLKLPPLSLYIHIPWCVQKCPYCDFNSHALKGDVPHQEYVDHLLADLDADLPLAGGREISTIFIGGGTPSLLSAEAMQALLDGVRARIRVADDAEITMEANPGTVEADRFSGYQRAGVNRISIGVQSFSAEKLNRLGRIHGPEEAKRAATLATGLGLHSFNLDLMHGLPDQSLEEALDDLRQAIALNPPHLSWYQLTIEPNTLFSSRPPVLPDDDALWDIFERGHQLLSAAGYQQYETSAYAKPGYQCQHNLNYWRFGDYLGIGCGAHGKVTFSDGRILRTAKTKHPRGFMRGDYMDKQHEVAAADRPFEFFMNRFRLLEAAPRADFVNYTGLAESVIRPQLDEALAKGYLEETAEHWQITEKGKLFLNSLLELFLADDE
- the proC gene encoding pyrroline-5-carboxylate reductase — protein: MQHRKITFIGAGNMARAIIAGLVAGGYPAKSISVCAPSAKNRDALAADYGIVSSGDNVACAREAEVVVLAVKPQLMADVCQPLREQVDFSGKLVLSIAAGIQVSRFYQLLGDKLDIVRIMPNTPSLVGKGMSGLYAPAQVSQRDRDYTGDLMASVGKVCWVDDENGINGVIAAAGSAPAYFFLFMEAMQKEAERMGFDSQTARDLVQQAASGAAALVEANPDTPLGTLREQVTSKGGTTAEALRVFNERQLPETVGQAMQAAVSRAQEMEKLF
- the trmB gene encoding tRNA (guanosine(46)-N7)-methyltransferase TrmB produces the protein MINDVISPEFDENGRAMRRIRSFVRRQGRLTKGQQHALENYWPVMGVEYQAEAVDLAALFGREAPTVLEIGFGMGASLVTMAGNNPQQNFLGIEVHSPGVGACLADAHEAKLSNLRVMCHDAVEVLENMIPDGSLDMVQLFFPDPWHKARHNKRRIVQTPFVELVLRKLKTGGVFHMATDWQPYAEHMLEVMNGVAGYRNLSSDNDYVPRPDSRPLTKFELRGQRLGHGVWDLMFERKE
- the glsB gene encoding glutaminase B, with translation MVTTLDNALLEEILQQVRPLIGQGKVADYIPALAEVPADRLAIAVCTVDGELFQAGDAAERFSIQSISKVLSLTLALTRYQEPEIWRRVGKEPSGLPFNSLLQLEMEQGKPRNPFINPGALVVCDMLQTRLSAPKQRMLEVVRQLAGEDDLAYDLRVARSEFEHSDRNAAIAYLMKSFGNFENDVITVLQTYFHYCALRMSCVELARSFVYLANHGRDLSGEAVISPLQARQINALMMTSGMYDGAGEFAYRVGMPGKSGVGGGIVAIVPDELSIVVWSPELDASGNSLAGTAALELLSQRIGRSIF
- a CDS encoding XTP/dITP diphosphatase; translated protein: MQKVVLATGNPGKVRELADLLADFGLDVVAQTDLGVESAEETGLTFIENAILKARHAAQVTGLPAIADDSGLAVDALGGAPGIYSARYAGEDADDRQNLDKLLAAMKDVAPGRRGAQFHCVLVYLRHAADPTPLVFHGSWAGEITEQAAGEGGFGYDPVFYVPELGRTAAELSRDEKRAISHRGKALKLMLEAMRNA
- the ruvX gene encoding Holliday junction resolvase RuvX is translated as MSNRTIIAFDFGTKSIGAAVGQELTGSARALPAFKAQDGSPDWLKIEKLLKEWQPDLVVVGLPLNMDGTEQPVTAQARKFANRLHGRFGIQIDLHDERLSTVEARANLFDRGGFRALDKGSVDSASAVVILESWFERQLG
- a CDS encoding DUF29 domain-containing protein, which codes for MSHTRYETDVVAWANEQAALLRSGKLSEIDIEKIAEEIEDVGKSEQRELASRMTVLIAHLLKWKYQPARRGTSWERTIKAQRKEVLYSLKESPSLKGKLSDADWLDVVWSKAVALATAETGLDVYPENGIWETQQILSQTFYPD
- a CDS encoding type IV pilus twitching motility protein PilT → MDIDEFVALSVKHNASDLHLCAGHPPMLRIDGELQPLAAAPTLTAQGVQALCDGLLNAQQRESLRRLGQVDLALHRPGGERLRANVFQQNAGISLALRRIAGQSPSLAELAAPAIVPALLRRDDGLILVTGATGSGKSTTLAAMIDEINRHQQRHVLTLEDPIEFLHRSRRSLIQQREIGRDSHSFDAALRAALREDPDVILLGELRDTATIRLALTAAETGHLVLATLHTRSAPQAVERLVDVFPAEEKPYVRAQLAGSLQAVIAQKLMRRPGGGRVAIFEVLTATAAVSNLIREGKTHQLASVLQTGAQSGMQTFEQGLQQRIDAGVLGECAGERAGV
- the gshB gene encoding glutathione synthase → MIKLGIVMDPIDSINIKKDTSFAMLLEAQRRGYELHYMEMNDLYLHAGDGRARTRLLSVKEDKESWFSFGAEQDLALHELDVILMRKDPPFDTEYIYATYILERAEVKGTLVVNKPQSLRDCNEKLFTAWFSELTPDTLVSRSAAHIRKFHQQHGDIILKPLDGMGGASIFRVKQDDPNLSVIIETLTEHGSRFCMAQNFLPAIKDGDKRILVVDGEPVPYCLARIPAQGETRGNLAAGGRGEARPLSESDWKIARAVAPTLKEKGLIFVGLDVIGDRLTEINVTSPTCAREIEAAFPISITGMLMDAIEKRLAAK
- a CDS encoding YggT family protein, yielding MLTLTFLVKTVIDLYVMVLLLRIWMQWARTDFYNPFSQFVVKITQPVVGPLRRIIPSLGPIDSASLLLAFLLMTIKYPLLLLIQGGAMSLSPYNLLFGLISLVKSAGYLIFWVMIIRALMSWVSQGRSPIDYVMYQLTEPLMAPIRRIIPAMGGIDFSAMVVILILYLINYLGMDLFGEIWFLL
- a CDS encoding YggS family pyridoxal phosphate-dependent enzyme codes for the protein MSTIQQNLQDVRNRIAAAARNCARAPEEVALLAVSKTKPVAAIEEAIAAGQRAFGENYVQEGVDKIRHFAESPQGGELVWHFIGPLQSNKSRLVAEHFAWCHTVDRLRIAQRLSDQRPADLPPLNVLIQINISDEQSKSGIALSELPALADAIAALPNLTLRGLMAIPAPEADYQRQLAVFSRMNDAFLALRQRYPQADTLSMGMTDDMAAAIAAGSTLVRIGTAIFGARDYSQA
- a CDS encoding YggL family protein produces the protein MAKNRSRRLRKKLHIEEFQELGFSVAWRFAEGTSVEDIDSTLDTFIDEVIEPNGLAFDGSGYLQWEGLICLQKIGHCTDEHRELVKNWLEARKLTDVKVSDLFDIWWD
- a CDS encoding YqgE/AlgH family protein; translation: MNLQHHFLIAMPTLQDPRFKRSVIYVCEHNEEGAMGLVINKPVEQFTVATVLSKLKIMPPARDPAISLDKPVFAGGPLADDRGFILHTPRHGFGASIQISPNTMITTSKDVLETLGTPEQPDDVLVALGYAGWEKGQLEQEVLENAWLTIEANTDILFRTPIASRWREAGNLLGIDIRSIANHAGHA
- a CDS encoding DUF2884 domain-containing protein, whose translation is MLKKTGLALLLLAATAAQAHAEYQCSVKPQDDVIISPQSVQVKGASGDLQISPDGDVIRNGQALSLNDSQRQKAFSYQSALRKQLPWIDDGAQKHLEKARAALDKVIVKELGSNSNVRNRLTTLNGQLKQQMNRIIEHRSDGLTFHHQAIDQVEQDGRNIVQQSMGGVLQDSLNEMGVKQAANSGGNPLQAIMGNLGGLQKAIQNEWNNQEQDFQNFGHDVCNRVTALETQRKDLLKALK
- the yggU gene encoding DUF167 family protein YggU, which gives rise to MSAVTPVLDGLAIRLYIQPKASRDQIIGLHGDELKVAITAPPVDGQANAHLIKFIAKQFKVAKSNVTIEKGELGRHKQLRIVNPQQIPAVVAALIE